In Vibrio cidicii, the DNA window TGCCTCTGGCATTTATTGCAGAGTACCGTCATAAAAAGTAGGTAATTTTATTTTCGGTGTGCAGTCTAAGGGCCGGATCCCTAGTCGCGATGACCATTCCTGCTCCATACGTAGAGCAGGATGTATTTACAAAGAGTAGAGCTGAAAATATGCCAAAGCGTAGTAAAGAAGATACCGAAATCACTATCCAGAAAATCATGGATGCGGTTGTTGACCAACTTCTGAGATTGGGGTACGACAAAATGTCCTACACCACTCTTAGCCAACAGACAGGCATTTCACGTACGGGGATAAGCCACCATTTTCCAAAGAAAACGGACTTTACCTCGGCGCTGGATGGGCGGATTTTTAAGTTGTTTGTGGAGCACCTTGATTTCGATAAAGGACTGGGTGAGTTTTCTCATAGCTGGATAGCCGCACTGGAAAATGACCAATTCCGTGCCATCCTCCGTCTGCTGTTTCACCACATCGTGGCGGCAGAGCGTGCCCATGATTTCGCCGCCAATGGCATCGATCGTTTGTATAAAATGGTGGATAGCCAGTTTGGTGAGGGCAGTGAGAAAGAGCTGGAATGGCTGATAGGTAAGTCATTGATTCAGCTAAGTTAGTGGAATAAAAAAGCTCCGAGTTTCGGAGCTTTTTTATTTTCACGTTTACGCGTTATGCTGCGGCATGGACCAGTGGGAAGCCCAGAGTCGGATGCTGAGCTATCAGTGCTTTGTAGCCATAGACATTTTCAATTATGTCTGGCGTTAACGCTTGCCATGGCGCAGCGTCTACCGCAATTCTCCCTTGATGTAAGATGACCAAACGATCCGAATATTGTGCAGCGAGGTTTAGATCGTGCAAGACCACGATGACGGCCGCATTTTCCTCTTTGGCCAACTGACGCGCAATTGCCAACGTGTTGTGCTGGTGGGCAAGATCGAGTGCCGAAGTCGGCTCATCCAACATCAAGATTTTATCTTTCCCCGCTTGGTGTAATTGTGTCAGCACCCTCGCTAAATGGAGCCTTTGCTTTTCGCCGCCCGATAGCGAAGGGTAGACGCTTTCGGCAAGATGCAATACATCGGTCTTTTGCATGTAATCTTGGGCCAGTTGGCTGACTTTATGCTGCGGCAAACTTAAGGGGATCGCGCCCAGCTCGACCACTTCACGTGCCAGAAAAGGAAAGGTGAGTGCGCTGCTTTGCGGTAAAAGGCCGAGATGGCGGGACAATTCGGCGGGCTGCCATTGTGAAGCCGCTTTGCCGAAATATTCGATCTCATTTTGCGATGAAATTTCGCGGCATAACAGCTTGAGCAAGGTACTTTTGCCTGCGCCATTTGGACCGAGCAATGCGGTCACTTCGCCAGCTCGAAAATCAATATCGACTTTGTTTAGCACCACTCGAGAGCCAAATTTGACCTCCAGTTGTCGACCACTTAGCACGACATGTCCACTCACAGCATTTTTCCTTTTTGTTGCAGTAACAGATAGATGAAGAAAGGAGCGCCAATCGCCGCTGTGACAATACCGACAGGCAGTTCTGCGGGGGCTACTGCGATGCGTGCAATCATATCGGCAACTGTCAGCAGCAACGCGCCAAGCATCGCCGAAATAGGGATCAGCTTGCGATGGTCCGGCCCGGCGAGCATTCGGCCAAGATGAGGGATGACCAAACCGATAAAACCGACCGCGCCACAAATGCTGACCGTTACGCCGACGCCCACAGCCGCCAAGGTGATCAACCCTCGTTTGAGTGATTGCACCTCAATGCCAAGGTGTCTCGCCTCGGCCTCTCCGAGTAACAGCGCGTTGAGTGGCATCGCTTTGCGGGCAAAGTAACCATAAAGAATCAGCATAGTGACCAGGGCCAGCATGATGGATGACCAACTGGCGGCGGCGAGAGATCCCATCGACCATAACGAGAGATCGCGTAAGGTTTGATCGTCGGCGAGAAAATTGAGATAGCCAATTACCGCACCAGAAATGGCACTGATGGCGACACCCGCAAGTAGCATGATGGTGACTGACGTACCGAACTTGCTCGCGCCAATACGATAGACAAGCCATGTTGCGCCCGCACCGCCGAGAAAGCTAAACAGCGGCAAAATCGCCAAGTTCATCAACTGCGGATATAGGTGACTGACTTGAGAAAGGCCGACAATGGCTACGGCGCCGCCGAGCGCGGCACCGGCCGAGACGCCGATGATACCGGGTTCGGCTAATGGGTTACGAAACAAGCCTTGCATTACTACGCCACACAACGCGAGGATCGCGCCGACCAACATACAGAGCAAGGTGCGTGGCAGGCGGATCTCGCGGATCACGATGTCGATGTGCGCTGGTAAGTCGCCTAAATTAAGTAAGCTGTGGAAAGTGTCATTGGCGCTGATGTTCATCGGCCCGACGGTCACTGAAGAGACGGCGGTTGCAACTAACAGCAAGCTAAAAAAGCACAGCACTTGGGCAAGAGAAAGACGGCGTAACATGGTGATCACTAGTTGGTATAGAGAAGCTGATTAAGACGCTCAGCTTCGGCTAAGCTTTTTAGACCTAAGCCACCCACAAGGGCTGACCCATCGATGGTGACGATCTGTTTATTGATGCCTGCTGGGGTTGCAGCAAGTAGCGGTAACATCTTGATGATTGCATCCGGCCCGCCTAATTTTTCATAGCTTCGGCCGCTCACCAAAATCACATCGGGCTGCATTTCGACCATGGCCTCTGTTGACAGCGGTTTGTATGAGTTTAATTGTTGCGCGGCGGGGTTGATGGCACCAGCGAGCTTGATGATGGCATCTGGCGTAGTGTCATTACCAGCCACACTGGGTGCGCGACCATCGTGGATCAAAAGAAACAGCACTTTCTTTTTACTGCTTTCGGCCGGTTGATTACTGTTGAGCTTAGTTACTTGCTGGGCCACGATCTGTTTCAACTGAGAAGCTGCTTCTTTACGATCAAGTAGTTGAGCAATATCGTCGATACGCTGCATCAAGCCGTCGACATCAGCGTCGGTGTTGACCACTTTCACATCCACACCGGTGGATTTAAGCTGTGCTAGCACAGGTGCTGGGCCCATTTCATCGGAGCCGACGAGCGTGGTTGGGTTTAGCGCCAGTAATCCTTCAGCGGAAAGGCTGCGGTGATAGCCAATTTTGGGCAGTGATACCGAATCGGGTAGATGACTCGTCACATCGACGCCGACTAAACTTTTTTCAGCGTGGAGCGCAAAAACCAGTTCAGTTACGGCGCTGCCTGCGCTGATGAGGCGTTCCTCTGCGGTGGC includes these proteins:
- a CDS encoding TetR/AcrR family transcriptional regulator, translating into MPKRSKEDTEITIQKIMDAVVDQLLRLGYDKMSYTTLSQQTGISRTGISHHFPKKTDFTSALDGRIFKLFVEHLDFDKGLGEFSHSWIAALENDQFRAILRLLFHHIVAAERAHDFAANGIDRLYKMVDSQFGEGSEKELEWLIGKSLIQLS
- a CDS encoding heme ABC transporter ATP-binding protein, whose amino-acid sequence is MSGHVVLSGRQLEVKFGSRVVLNKVDIDFRAGEVTALLGPNGAGKSTLLKLLCREISSQNEIEYFGKAASQWQPAELSRHLGLLPQSSALTFPFLAREVVELGAIPLSLPQHKVSQLAQDYMQKTDVLHLAESVYPSLSGGEKQRLHLARVLTQLHQAGKDKILMLDEPTSALDLAHQHNTLAIARQLAKEENAAVIVVLHDLNLAAQYSDRLVILHQGRIAVDAAPWQALTPDIIENVYGYKALIAQHPTLGFPLVHAAA
- a CDS encoding iron ABC transporter permease, with protein sequence MLRRLSLAQVLCFFSLLLVATAVSSVTVGPMNISANDTFHSLLNLGDLPAHIDIVIREIRLPRTLLCMLVGAILALCGVVMQGLFRNPLAEPGIIGVSAGAALGGAVAIVGLSQVSHLYPQLMNLAILPLFSFLGGAGATWLVYRIGASKFGTSVTIMLLAGVAISAISGAVIGYLNFLADDQTLRDLSLWSMGSLAAASWSSIMLALVTMLILYGYFARKAMPLNALLLGEAEARHLGIEVQSLKRGLITLAAVGVGVTVSICGAVGFIGLVIPHLGRMLAGPDHRKLIPISAMLGALLLTVADMIARIAVAPAELPVGIVTAAIGAPFFIYLLLQQKGKML
- a CDS encoding hemin ABC transporter substrate-binding protein, translating into MVSQTATAEERLISAGSAVTELVFALHAEKSLVGVDVTSHLPDSVSLPKIGYHRSLSAEGLLALNPTTLVGSDEMGPAPVLAQLKSTGVDVKVVNTDADVDGLMQRIDDIAQLLDRKEAASQLKQIVAQQVTKLNSNQPAESSKKKVLFLLIHDGRAPSVAGNDTTPDAIIKLAGAINPAAQQLNSYKPLSTEAMVEMQPDVILVSGRSYEKLGGPDAIIKMLPLLAATPAGINKQIVTIDGSALVGGLGLKSLAEAERLNQLLYTN